A part of Pseudoalteromonas arctica A 37-1-2 genomic DNA contains:
- a CDS encoding methylenetetrahydrofolate reductase: MALSLKEKIVDTNQGVYLIGTTPPKIGTDKAQLKTIAEKLLGRLHEIEYDGVIIYDIQDESSRTNQDRPFAFKQTVDPREYSHLLRNLSAQDVITYKSVAQRGVGEFKDWLSETKNDYDLQNVVLVGSPSSIGDIKLSLPDAYKAMAEQSDDFFLGGVTIAERHSSKRNEHERLIEKTAQGCQFFISQAVYDAQATIELITSYARTCKAQGITPQRIILTFTPCGGEKTLEFMQWLGISVPEATKWRMLDADNTLSESVRICRENLDLILKSCAHLDVPLGLNIESLTNRKEEIDASINLYRLLKAIMELNLAEKLIA, from the coding sequence ATGGCTTTATCACTAAAAGAGAAGATAGTGGACACCAATCAAGGTGTTTATCTTATTGGTACTACCCCGCCTAAAATTGGCACCGATAAAGCGCAATTAAAAACCATTGCAGAAAAGCTATTAGGTCGCTTACACGAAATTGAATACGACGGCGTGATAATTTACGACATTCAAGACGAAAGCAGCCGAACTAATCAAGACCGTCCATTTGCGTTTAAACAAACCGTTGATCCGCGTGAATACAGCCATTTACTTCGTAATTTATCTGCACAAGATGTGATTACTTATAAAAGTGTGGCGCAGCGTGGCGTAGGCGAATTTAAAGATTGGCTAAGTGAGACTAAAAACGACTACGATTTACAAAATGTAGTTTTAGTAGGTAGCCCGTCATCAATAGGCGATATAAAGCTAAGCCTGCCAGATGCGTATAAAGCGATGGCTGAGCAATCAGATGATTTCTTTTTAGGTGGCGTTACGATTGCCGAGCGCCATTCAAGTAAACGAAATGAGCACGAACGATTAATAGAAAAAACAGCACAAGGTTGTCAGTTTTTTATATCGCAAGCTGTTTACGACGCACAAGCTACTATAGAGCTAATTACTAGCTACGCACGTACGTGTAAAGCACAGGGTATTACACCTCAACGTATTATATTAACGTTTACCCCGTGCGGAGGCGAAAAAACCTTAGAGTTTATGCAATGGTTGGGTATCTCAGTGCCAGAGGCAACTAAATGGCGCATGCTTGATGCAGACAATACATTAAGCGAATCAGTCCGTATTTGCCGCGAAAATCTCGACTTAATACTTAAAAGCTGTGCGCATTTAGATGTACCGCTGGGCTTAAATATTGAAAGCTTAACAAACCGTAAAGAAGAAATTGACGCGTCAATTAATTTATACCGTTTATTAAAAGCCATTATGGAATTGAACCTTGCGGAAAAGCTAATAGCTTAA
- a CDS encoding M16 family metallopeptidase yields MKFKLLATSLAVSLALTGCAMQQNQSTQTTAQQEQVNKADDRVFSQDYLIEELENGLRVMVVKTDYPDVVSLQIPVSVGSRNEVEEGKTGFAHFFEHMMFKGSQKYPEDVYSDILKNSGVDNRAYTTNDFTNYHLNFSKQHLDKVLELEADIFQNLTYTEEQFRTEAQTVKGEYLKNNASPIRKLLSAVREEAFDKHTYKHTTMGFFKDIEAMPDQMAYGKEFFAKFYKPEYVSLVIVGDVDPQATMAMVKKHWGSWKKGNYVADIKAEPVQQAPKYLHQQDEALPGHWLLVSYKGAAWEPAKKDRAALDLISQLYFSSNSDLYQELVVDKQIASQMFTYNPETKDPGLLHVFVKVENADDLATARDAINRTYAKARTELVDEQKLSYLKSNLKYSFINGLDSSQAIASTLASYMHFERDPEVINQLYKSADNITSADIKAVANKYFTDNARTTLTMSALDKAPGFEQEVDLNALTAKLKQAPAAPVFKVLDKTNGSPLIDVNFLFNTGAAADPQGKKGVAALTAAMLAQGGSEATSYKDIQKALYPLAGSFGYQIDKEMLSFQGRIHKDNAAQWYSLVSDQLLNPGFRDDDFKRLKKEMIDGIKSGLKASNDEELGKEVLYSALYKNHPYESYNYGDISDLEALTLDDVKAFYHSELTQSKLTVGLIGAVPAKLKAKMMSDFATLPKGEQSRLSIPDAPVLKGHHATIVEKSAQSTAVSFGFPIDTIRSSEDWTALWLVRSYFGEHRSSNSFLYERIRETRGMNYGDYAYIEYFPRGMFQTKPDANLGRSEQIFQVWLRPLRSNNDAHFATRTALFELDKLIENGMSEDDFEATRNFLINFVPQMVASQNRQLGYALDSEFYNTDSFVSYVTKKLKTLALADVNRVIKENLQTDNVQYVFITADGADMQKRLASQQTSPMVYNTKKPAELVAEDKVIADYKLAIPAKNIEVVKVEKVFQ; encoded by the coding sequence ATGAAATTTAAATTATTAGCAACCAGCTTAGCGGTATCGCTGGCGTTAACAGGTTGCGCCATGCAACAAAACCAAAGCACGCAAACAACAGCACAACAAGAACAAGTAAATAAAGCTGATGACCGTGTTTTCTCGCAAGATTATTTAATTGAAGAGCTAGAAAACGGCTTACGTGTCATGGTTGTTAAAACCGACTACCCTGATGTGGTGTCGCTGCAAATTCCGGTATCGGTTGGGTCGCGTAACGAAGTTGAAGAGGGCAAAACAGGCTTTGCTCACTTTTTTGAACACATGATGTTTAAAGGCTCACAAAAATACCCTGAAGATGTGTACTCAGACATATTAAAAAATTCAGGTGTTGATAACCGCGCTTATACAACAAACGATTTTACAAACTACCATTTAAACTTTTCAAAGCAGCATCTTGATAAAGTACTTGAGCTTGAAGCTGATATTTTTCAAAACTTAACTTACACCGAAGAGCAATTTAGAACAGAAGCACAAACGGTAAAAGGTGAGTACTTAAAAAACAACGCGAGTCCAATTCGTAAATTATTAAGCGCTGTACGCGAAGAAGCGTTTGATAAGCACACGTATAAACACACCACTATGGGCTTTTTTAAAGACATAGAAGCGATGCCAGATCAAATGGCGTACGGAAAAGAGTTTTTTGCTAAATTTTATAAACCTGAGTATGTGTCACTTGTTATTGTGGGCGATGTAGATCCACAAGCAACAATGGCAATGGTTAAAAAGCATTGGGGTAGCTGGAAAAAGGGTAACTATGTTGCTGACATTAAAGCAGAGCCTGTTCAACAAGCACCAAAATATTTGCACCAGCAAGATGAAGCGCTACCAGGACATTGGTTACTTGTATCGTACAAAGGCGCTGCGTGGGAGCCTGCTAAAAAAGACAGAGCGGCGCTTGATTTAATCTCACAGCTTTATTTTTCTAGTAATTCAGATTTATATCAAGAGCTAGTGGTCGACAAACAAATTGCCAGCCAAATGTTTACTTATAACCCTGAGACTAAAGATCCGGGTTTATTACACGTATTTGTTAAAGTAGAAAACGCAGACGATTTAGCCACTGCGCGCGATGCCATTAACCGCACTTATGCAAAAGCACGCACTGAGCTTGTTGATGAGCAAAAGTTGAGTTATTTAAAATCGAACCTTAAATACAGCTTTATTAATGGCTTGGATTCATCGCAAGCGATTGCATCAACTCTTGCCAGCTACATGCATTTTGAGCGCGATCCTGAGGTTATAAACCAGCTGTATAAATCGGCAGATAACATTACCAGCGCAGATATTAAAGCCGTTGCTAATAAATACTTTACTGATAACGCACGTACCACATTAACGATGTCGGCACTTGATAAAGCCCCAGGTTTCGAGCAAGAAGTTGATTTAAATGCGCTTACTGCAAAGCTTAAACAAGCACCTGCGGCACCTGTATTTAAAGTACTTGATAAAACGAATGGCTCGCCATTAATTGATGTTAACTTTTTATTCAATACCGGTGCGGCTGCCGACCCACAAGGCAAAAAAGGTGTTGCTGCGTTAACTGCGGCTATGCTTGCACAAGGTGGCTCAGAGGCGACAAGCTATAAAGATATTCAAAAAGCACTTTATCCGCTTGCAGGTAGCTTTGGTTATCAAATAGATAAAGAAATGCTGTCGTTCCAAGGGCGTATTCATAAAGACAATGCAGCGCAGTGGTATTCACTTGTGAGCGATCAATTATTAAACCCAGGCTTTAGAGATGATGACTTTAAACGCCTTAAAAAAGAAATGATCGATGGTATTAAATCAGGCTTAAAAGCATCTAACGATGAAGAGCTAGGCAAAGAAGTGCTATACAGTGCACTTTACAAAAATCACCCTTACGAAAGTTACAACTACGGTGATATTTCGGATTTAGAAGCGTTGACGCTAGATGATGTTAAAGCGTTTTATCACAGCGAGCTTACGCAATCTAAACTCACAGTTGGTTTAATTGGGGCTGTACCTGCAAAGCTTAAAGCTAAAATGATGAGCGATTTTGCAACGCTACCAAAGGGTGAGCAAAGCCGTTTAAGTATTCCTGATGCGCCAGTGCTTAAAGGTCATCATGCAACGATTGTAGAAAAATCGGCGCAATCGACAGCGGTATCGTTTGGTTTTCCTATTGATACAATAAGAAGTAGCGAAGACTGGACAGCCCTTTGGCTTGTGCGTTCGTACTTTGGTGAGCACCGTAGTTCTAACAGCTTTTTATATGAGCGCATTCGTGAAACTCGCGGCATGAACTATGGCGATTACGCATACATTGAATACTTTCCACGTGGTATGTTTCAAACCAAGCCTGATGCAAACCTAGGGCGCTCTGAGCAAATATTTCAAGTGTGGTTACGCCCACTTCGCTCTAATAACGATGCGCACTTTGCCACACGTACCGCCTTGTTTGAGCTAGATAAGCTAATTGAAAATGGTATGAGCGAAGATGACTTTGAAGCTACGCGTAACTTTTTAATTAACTTTGTGCCGCAAATGGTTGCAAGTCAAAACCGCCAATTAGGTTACGCACTTGATAGCGAATTTTACAACACAGATAGCTTTGTAAGTTACGTAACTAAAAAACTTAAAACGCTAGCGCTTGCTGATGTAAATCGCGTTATTAAAGAAAACTTACAAACAGACAATGTTCAATATGTGTTTATAACCGCAGACGGCGCTGATATGCAAAAACGTTTAGCATCGCAGCAAACCTCACCAATGGTTTACAACACAAAAAAACCAGCGGAACTAGTTGCTGAGGATAAAGTAATTGCTGATTACAAATTAGCAATTCCTGCAAAAAATATTGAAGTAGTAAAAGTTGAAAAAGTATTTCAATAA
- a CDS encoding helix-turn-helix transcriptional regulator yields the protein MQLNPKTIKELRQQFNWTQQQLADACDVSLRTVQRVEKEGAASKETTMALCAVFEVRQGELIKLDDLEEDETVKAQSTQKFIVAIAISSLISFTLGVGCMLLITSL from the coding sequence ATGCAACTTAACCCTAAAACAATAAAAGAACTTAGGCAGCAATTTAATTGGACGCAACAGCAACTTGCCGATGCCTGCGATGTAAGCTTACGTACCGTTCAGCGTGTAGAAAAAGAAGGTGCGGCATCAAAAGAAACCACAATGGCTTTATGCGCAGTATTTGAAGTGCGCCAAGGCGAGCTCATAAAATTGGACGACTTAGAAGAAGATGAAACGGTTAAAGCCCAATCAACGCAAAAGTTTATTGTAGCTATTGCTATAAGCTCTTTAATTAGCTTTACACTCGGAGTTGGCTGTATGCTATTAATAACGAGCTTATGA
- the cysE gene encoding serine O-acetyltransferase, with amino-acid sequence MRHAIWQQLRDEANDVVTREPLLASHVYSCILNHDCLGSALSFIVANKLADAVVSAFTIRELFDQAFVKCDRMLSFVAEDIKAVKDRDPASETYLTVILNLKGFHAIQAHRLANCLWQQNRKELARFIQSRNSEVFGVDIHPACKVGKGIMFDHATGIVIGETAVIEDNVSILQSVTLGGTGNEQGDRHPKIRAGVLIGAGAKVLGNIEVGEGARIGAGSVVLSNVPPHTTAVGVPAKIIGRPDCECPAQSMNQNFLANPEPENESHTSAML; translated from the coding sequence ATGCGTCATGCAATTTGGCAACAGCTTCGCGACGAAGCTAACGATGTAGTAACACGTGAACCATTATTAGCAAGTCATGTTTATTCATGCATTTTGAATCATGATTGTTTAGGTTCGGCATTGAGCTTTATTGTTGCTAATAAGTTGGCTGATGCGGTGGTATCGGCATTCACTATCCGAGAGCTGTTTGACCAAGCATTTGTAAAATGTGACCGTATGCTATCTTTTGTTGCTGAGGATATTAAAGCGGTAAAAGACCGCGATCCTGCATCAGAAACCTATCTTACGGTTATATTAAATCTAAAAGGTTTTCATGCTATTCAGGCGCACCGTTTGGCTAATTGCTTGTGGCAACAAAACCGCAAAGAGCTAGCGCGCTTTATTCAAAGCCGTAACTCTGAAGTGTTTGGGGTCGATATTCACCCAGCATGTAAAGTGGGTAAAGGCATTATGTTTGACCACGCAACCGGTATTGTTATTGGTGAAACAGCAGTAATTGAAGATAACGTATCAATTTTGCAATCTGTAACGCTTGGCGGTACAGGCAATGAGCAGGGCGATCGTCATCCTAAAATTAGAGCGGGCGTATTAATTGGCGCCGGCGCTAAAGTACTTGGTAATATTGAAGTAGGTGAGGGCGCACGAATTGGTGCGGGCTCAGTTGTACTTAGCAATGTTCCACCACACACAACCGCTGTTGGCGTACCCGCTAAAATTATTGGTCGACCGGATTGTGAGTGTCCGGCGCAAAGTATGAACCAAAACTTTTTAGCAAATCCTGAGCCTGAAAACGAATCGCACACGAGTGCAATGCTATAA
- the xseA gene encoding exodeoxyribonuclease VII large subunit, producing the protein MFSKPSQAVYTVSRLNREIRTILEQGFASLVLTGEISNFITPASGHWYFSLKDDKAQIKAAMWRGNNRNQSYRPVNGVQVTVKARVSLYEPRGDYQLIVEHMEPAGEGQLKQKFDALKMRLAAEGLFSSAHKQPLPQNINRIGVITSATGAAIKDILTVLKRRAPQLEVIIYPAMVQGKEAHVHLINQIELANARDEVDVLILGRGGGSLEDLWCFNHEQLARAIFKSELPIVSAVGHEIDTTISDYVADVRAATPSAAAELVSPNTQELHNKVTQLVNRLSNAFKHGIADKRALATQLQHRLNLCHPRNQLNQKSQRLDELSIALQQAMRHRLYQQERTLNNLTPRLMRQSPDKKLATASHQLSQLQARLNQAIQHQLQQANNSLALQASRLDSVSPLNVLARGYSITKTQQGKVVKSVGQIKTGDVLITELVDGSIESQVIPIT; encoded by the coding sequence ATGTTTTCGAAGCCTTCGCAGGCGGTTTACACCGTTTCACGCCTTAATAGAGAAATTCGCACAATCCTTGAGCAAGGTTTTGCATCTTTAGTGCTCACGGGCGAAATTTCTAACTTTATTACCCCTGCATCTGGACATTGGTACTTTTCGTTAAAAGACGATAAAGCACAAATTAAAGCCGCAATGTGGCGAGGCAATAATCGCAACCAAAGCTACCGCCCTGTAAATGGCGTACAAGTTACAGTAAAAGCGCGTGTATCGCTTTATGAACCTCGCGGTGACTACCAGCTTATTGTTGAGCATATGGAACCCGCAGGCGAAGGTCAGCTAAAACAAAAATTTGATGCGCTTAAAATGCGTTTAGCCGCCGAAGGATTATTTAGCTCTGCTCACAAACAGCCATTACCCCAAAATATTAATCGCATTGGTGTTATTACTTCAGCAACCGGCGCTGCTATAAAAGATATTTTAACGGTACTTAAACGTCGTGCACCGCAGCTAGAAGTCATCATTTACCCTGCTATGGTACAAGGCAAAGAAGCGCACGTGCATTTAATTAACCAAATTGAATTAGCTAATGCTCGTGATGAAGTAGACGTACTTATTTTAGGGCGAGGCGGCGGATCACTTGAAGATTTATGGTGTTTTAATCACGAACAGCTCGCCCGCGCTATTTTCAAAAGTGAATTACCCATAGTAAGTGCGGTAGGCCACGAAATAGATACCACTATTAGCGATTACGTTGCTGATGTTCGTGCAGCGACCCCATCAGCCGCAGCTGAGCTTGTAAGCCCAAATACGCAAGAGTTACACAACAAAGTAACGCAATTAGTTAATCGTTTATCTAACGCGTTTAAGCACGGCATTGCCGACAAGCGCGCACTAGCAACGCAGTTACAACACCGCCTTAATTTATGTCATCCGCGTAATCAGCTTAATCAAAAATCACAACGTTTGGATGAGCTAAGCATTGCGCTGCAACAGGCGATGCGTCATCGTTTATACCAACAAGAACGTACACTCAATAACTTAACGCCGCGTTTAATGCGCCAATCACCCGATAAAAAACTCGCTACAGCAAGCCATCAACTTTCGCAATTACAAGCTAGGCTAAACCAAGCTATACAGCATCAGTTACAGCAAGCGAATAATAGCTTAGCACTGCAAGCAAGCAGGTTAGATTCAGTAAGTCCGCTTAATGTTTTAGCGCGCGGCTATAGCATCACTAAAACACAACAAGGCAAAGTGGTTAAATCTGTGGGGCAAATTAAAACAGGCGATGTTTTGATTACAGAGCTCGTTGACGGCTCTATAGAATCACAGGTTATACCTATTACATAA
- the guaB gene encoding IMP dehydrogenase, whose product MLRIAKEALTFDDVLLVPGHSTVLPHTANISTRLTRGIKLNLPLISASMDTVTEARLAIALAQEGGLGFIHKNMTIEEQAKNVRKVKTYEAGIVSYPVTVTADLTIADAIELSHEKGFSGFPVTDSNNVLVGIVTSRDMRFETKLEQPVSTVMTKKEKLVTVKEGAAREEILGLMHEHRIEKILVVDDEFKLKGMITVKDYQKAQDKPDACKDDQGRLRVGAAVSVGAGTDERIAALVEAGIDVLLIDTSHGHSQGVIDRVTKTRKEYPDLQIIAGNIATAEGAIALADAGADAVKVGIGPGSICTTRIVTGCGVPQITAISDAVEGLKGRDIPVIADGGIRFSGDIVKALVAGASCVMVGSLLAGTEEAPGEVELYQGRYYKSYRGMGSLGAMDQKEGSSDRYFQKSNEADKLVPEGIEGRVAYKGPIATIIHQQVGGLRSAMGLTGCATIEELNTKPQFVRVTSAGMGESHVHDVQITKEAPNYRLG is encoded by the coding sequence ATGCTTAGAATCGCTAAAGAAGCTCTTACCTTTGATGACGTACTTTTAGTACCTGGTCATTCTACTGTTTTGCCACACACGGCAAATATTTCAACTCGCTTAACGCGTGGTATCAAACTTAACTTGCCGCTTATTTCAGCATCTATGGATACTGTTACAGAAGCTCGTTTAGCTATTGCCCTTGCGCAAGAAGGTGGTCTTGGTTTTATTCATAAAAACATGACTATTGAAGAACAAGCGAAAAACGTACGTAAAGTTAAAACCTACGAAGCAGGTATTGTTTCATACCCTGTAACGGTTACTGCCGATTTAACAATTGCAGATGCAATTGAGCTTTCGCACGAAAAAGGTTTTTCAGGTTTTCCGGTTACCGATAGCAATAATGTGCTTGTAGGCATTGTTACTAGTCGTGATATGCGTTTTGAAACTAAGCTTGAACAGCCTGTTTCTACCGTTATGACTAAAAAAGAAAAGCTTGTTACCGTTAAAGAAGGCGCAGCACGCGAAGAAATTTTAGGCTTAATGCACGAACACCGCATTGAAAAAATCCTTGTTGTTGATGATGAATTTAAACTTAAAGGCATGATCACAGTAAAAGATTACCAAAAAGCCCAAGACAAACCTGACGCATGTAAAGACGACCAAGGTCGTTTACGTGTAGGTGCTGCTGTAAGTGTTGGTGCAGGTACTGATGAGCGTATTGCTGCATTAGTAGAAGCGGGTATTGATGTTTTACTTATCGATACATCGCATGGTCACTCTCAAGGTGTTATTGACCGTGTTACTAAAACGCGTAAAGAGTACCCAGACTTACAAATTATTGCAGGCAACATAGCAACAGCTGAAGGTGCGATTGCACTTGCTGATGCGGGAGCGGATGCAGTTAAAGTAGGTATCGGCCCAGGTTCTATTTGTACTACACGTATTGTTACCGGTTGTGGCGTTCCACAAATTACCGCTATTTCAGATGCTGTTGAAGGCTTAAAAGGTCGCGACATTCCTGTTATTGCTGATGGTGGCATTCGTTTTTCTGGTGATATTGTTAAAGCACTTGTTGCTGGTGCATCGTGTGTAATGGTGGGTTCACTTCTTGCTGGTACTGAAGAAGCACCAGGTGAAGTTGAATTATACCAAGGCCGTTATTACAAATCTTACCGTGGTATGGGCTCATTGGGCGCGATGGATCAAAAAGAAGGTTCATCAGATCGTTACTTCCAAAAATCAAACGAAGCAGACAAGTTAGTACCTGAAGGTATTGAAGGTCGCGTAGCTTACAAAGGCCCTATTGCAACGATTATTCATCAGCAAGTGGGCGGCCTGCGAAGTGCTATGGGCTTAACGGGTTGTGCAACAATTGAAGAGCTAAATACAAAACCACAATTTGTACGTGTTACTTCAGCCGGTATGGGTGAGTCGCACGTTCATGATGTGCAAATCACTAAAGAAGCACCAAATTACCGCTTAGGTTAA
- the guaA gene encoding glutamine-hydrolyzing GMP synthase, protein MSKDIHDSRILILDFGSQYTQLIARRVREIGVYCELWAWDVTEEQIREFNPQGIILSGGPESTTLENSPRAPEYVFNAGVPVLGICYGMQTMAAQLGGSVHSSDKKEFGYAQVEKVGNCALFDAIEDSITDGGNGILDVWMSHGDKVMDIPAGFATTAKTSTCPHAAMSNEEKRFYGVQFHPEVTHTHQGQRLLERFAIDICGCEKLWTAAKIIDDAIERIKETVGDDEVILGLSGGVDSSVVAMLIHRAIGERLTCVFVDNGLLRLNEGQQVMDMFGNKFGLNIVKVEAEEQFLNDLAGKSDPEDKRKAIGHTFINVFDEQAKKLKNAKWLAQGTIYPDVIESAASATGKAHVIKSHHNVGGLPDDMKMGLVEPLRELFKDEVRKIGLELGLPYDMLYRHPFPGPGLGVRVLGEIKKEYCDLLRRADAIFIEELHKAELYHKVSQAFTVFLPVKSVGVMGDARKYDWVVSLRCVETIDFMTARWSHLPYEFLGVVSNRIINEIDGISRVVYDISGKPPATIEWE, encoded by the coding sequence ATGAGCAAAGATATTCACGATTCACGAATTCTCATTTTAGACTTTGGTTCACAATACACTCAATTAATCGCCCGTCGTGTGCGTGAAATTGGTGTTTACTGTGAACTTTGGGCATGGGATGTGACTGAAGAGCAAATCCGCGAGTTCAACCCACAAGGTATTATTCTTTCTGGTGGTCCAGAATCAACAACACTTGAAAACAGCCCGCGCGCTCCTGAGTATGTATTTAATGCAGGCGTGCCTGTGCTAGGTATTTGCTACGGTATGCAAACAATGGCAGCTCAACTTGGCGGAAGTGTACACAGCTCTGATAAAAAAGAGTTTGGTTACGCACAAGTAGAAAAAGTAGGCAACTGTGCATTATTTGATGCAATTGAAGACAGCATTACCGATGGCGGCAACGGCATACTCGACGTATGGATGAGCCATGGCGACAAAGTAATGGATATTCCAGCTGGTTTTGCAACAACAGCTAAAACATCTACTTGTCCACATGCTGCAATGTCTAACGAAGAAAAACGTTTTTACGGTGTACAGTTTCACCCAGAAGTAACACACACGCACCAAGGTCAGCGCTTATTAGAGCGTTTTGCTATTGATATTTGTGGCTGTGAAAAATTGTGGACTGCTGCAAAAATTATCGATGATGCTATCGAGCGTATTAAAGAAACAGTTGGCGATGACGAAGTTATTTTAGGCCTCTCTGGTGGTGTTGATTCATCGGTTGTGGCTATGCTTATTCACCGTGCAATTGGCGAAAGACTAACATGTGTATTTGTTGATAATGGTTTACTTCGTTTAAACGAAGGCCAACAAGTAATGGACATGTTTGGTAATAAATTTGGCTTAAATATTGTTAAAGTTGAAGCTGAAGAGCAGTTTTTAAATGATCTAGCGGGTAAGTCAGACCCAGAAGATAAACGTAAAGCCATTGGTCATACGTTTATTAATGTATTTGATGAGCAAGCCAAAAAGCTTAAAAATGCAAAATGGTTAGCGCAAGGTACAATTTATCCTGATGTAATTGAATCAGCGGCATCTGCAACTGGTAAAGCGCATGTTATTAAATCTCACCACAATGTGGGCGGATTACCAGATGACATGAAAATGGGCCTTGTTGAGCCATTACGTGAATTATTCAAAGATGAAGTACGTAAAATTGGCCTAGAACTAGGTTTACCGTACGACATGCTTTACCGTCATCCTTTCCCTGGACCAGGTTTAGGTGTGCGTGTACTTGGTGAAATCAAAAAAGAATACTGTGATTTATTACGCCGCGCTGATGCGATTTTCATCGAAGAGCTTCACAAAGCTGAGCTCTACCATAAAGTAAGCCAAGCGTTTACTGTATTCTTACCTGTTAAATCGGTAGGGGTTATGGGCGATGCACGTAAGTACGATTGGGTTGTATCACTTCGTTGTGTGGAAACAATCGACTTTATGACAGCGCGCTGGTCACATTTACCTTATGAGTTTTTAGGTGTGGTATCAAACCGTATCATTAATGAAATAGATGGTATTTCTCGTGTTGTTTACGATATTTCAGGTAAACCACCTGCAACTATCGAATGGGAATAA
- the rimI gene encoding ribosomal protein S18-alanine N-acetyltransferase, with product MINFKSVDETAIPQLMAIETACHSHPWTLNTMGSCIGGRYFNVAAFDEASMIGFYIGEKAGPDFTLMDICVTPSHQGKGIARQLLAQFIEYGEQQNAENLFLEVRESNTRAIALYERAGFAEMSVRKNYYPSDNPAKNGFEDAILMGMALGLNFS from the coding sequence TTGATAAACTTTAAATCAGTAGATGAAACTGCAATACCTCAATTAATGGCCATCGAAACAGCGTGTCATAGCCATCCGTGGACTTTAAATACAATGGGTTCATGTATAGGCGGGCGCTATTTTAATGTTGCCGCATTTGATGAGGCGAGCATGATTGGTTTTTATATTGGTGAAAAAGCAGGGCCTGATTTTACACTTATGGATATTTGTGTAACACCAAGTCACCAGGGTAAGGGTATTGCAAGGCAGTTGTTAGCGCAGTTTATTGAATATGGTGAGCAGCAAAATGCTGAAAACCTCTTTTTAGAAGTTCGCGAATCAAATACGCGTGCTATTGCGCTGTACGAGCGCGCAGGCTTTGCTGAGATGTCAGTGCGTAAAAACTACTACCCAAGTGATAACCCTGCTAAAAATGGCTTTGAAGACGCTATTTTAATGGGTATGGCGCTAGGTTTAAACTTTTCATAA